One Nicotiana tomentosiformis chromosome 4, ASM39032v3, whole genome shotgun sequence genomic window carries:
- the LOC138910439 gene encoding uncharacterized protein translates to MDNSSGCVLGKHDATDKKEQTIITDNATNLNNHLMKEVCEQFKIVHRHSTPYQTKANRSVEAANKNIKKILRKMIQGSMQWYEKLPFALLGYRTTARTSVGATLYLLVYGIEVVIPTEVEILSLRIIVELEIKDT, encoded by the exons atggataattcctctGGATGCGTTCTGGGAAAACATGATGCGACAGACAAAAAGGAACAG ACCATTATCACTGATAATGCAACCAATCTAAATAAtcatctgatgaaggaggtatgcgagcaatttaaaattgtgcatcgccattctaccccttaccagACAAAAGCTAATAGATCCGTTGAAGCGgctaacaagaacatcaagaagattcttaggaagatgatccaagggtccATGCAATGGTatgaaaagttaccttttgctcttttgggataccgcacgactgctcgcacatcaGTGGGTGCAACTCTTTATTTACTGGTATATGGAATTGAAGTTGTAATACCAACTGAAGTCGAAATTCTCTCCCTCCGAATCATTGTGGAATTGGAGATTAAAGACACTTAG